GCGCCCCGCGCCGGGGCAGGTTACGCGACCGGACGGCCGAGCGCGACCCCGGCGCACCCGGATCGGTCATGCGTGCTTCGTCACTCATTTTTGCTTTCCCAGCGTGACCGACCGACACGCATTTTCACGCTCACCGGGGCTTTCCACACCATATGTGCCGCTCGACTGGCCGTATCCCGGAGACCGGGGTCCGTGGGGGGAGTCGAGATCGGGCGGTTCTCGCCGCTACGGACGTCTCAGGTGCCCGGAAGGGGATGCCGTACCCGAAGAATGTCGTCGGCGCACAGTAGGATTGGAAGCGATCGGGACGTCGTGAGCGAGCTGGTCGCGGAGACACACTCCGTAACCGGGTTCGACCGCTGCGTTCCGCAGATCGCGATCCGCGGGCTTCCCGCGGTGGTCCGCACGGCCTGAGGGTCGTGCGTGTCGCCGTGCGCCCGCCGAACCCGCAACGTCCGTCCCCCCCGGGGCGTCCGGTGCGAGAAAGTGGCCGAGGGTGGCAGCGGAAGAAAAGCAGGAGTACAACTCCGATTCACTCACCGTGCTCGAGGGCCTCGAGGCGGTGCGGAAGCGGCCCGGTATGTACATCGGGTCCACCGGTGAGCGAGGCCTGCACCACCTGGTGTGGGAGATCGTGGACAACGCGGTGGACGAGGCACTGGCCGGTTACTGCGACACGATCGACGTGACGCTGCTGGCGGACGGTGGCGTGCGCGTCGCCGACAACGGCCGCGGCATCCCCGTCGACATCCACCCGAAGTTGAAGAAGCCGGGCGTCGAGGTGGCGTACACGGTGCTGCACGCCGGTGGAAAGTTCGACGGCAAGGCGTACGCGGTCTCCGGTGGTCTGCACGGTGTGGGCGCGGCCGTGGTGAACGCGCTGTCCACCAAGGTGACCGTGGAGATCCACAAGGCCGGCACGCACTGGCGGCAGCACTTCGACGCGTCCAAGCCGACGCCGATCGAGCAGCTCGGCCCCACCGACCGCAAGGGCACCACGGTCTCGTTCTGGCCGGACCCGACGATCTTCGAGGTCGTCGAGTTCGACTTCCAGACGATCTACCGCCGGCTCCAGGAGATGGCCTTCCTCAACAAGGGCCTGACCATCCACATCCTGGACGAGCGCCAGGCGGACGAGGAGGGCAAGAAGCGCGAGGTGACCTTCTGCTACCGGGAGGGCATCGCCGACTTCGTCCGCCACCTCAACGCGACCAAGACGCCGATCCACAAGTCGGTGATCCAGTTCGAGGCCGAGGGCGACGGCATCGCGGTCGAGATCGCCATGCAGTGGAACGAGTCGTACGGCGAGTCGGTCTACACGTTCGCCAACACGATCAACACGCACGAGGGCGGTACGCACGAGGAGGGCTTCCGTGCGGCGCTGACCACGCTGATCAACAAGTACGGCGCGGAGAAGAAGATCCTCAAGGGCGACGAGAAGCTCTCCGGCGAGGACATCCGCGAGGGCCTGGCCGCGATCATCTCGGTCAAGCTGGCCAACCCGCAGTTCGAGGGCCAGACCAAGACCAAGCTGGGTAACACCGAGGCGAAGAGCTTCGTGCAGAAGATCTGCAACGAGTGGCTGGTCGACTGGCTGGACCGCAACCCGGCCGAGGCCCGGACGATCATCACGAAGGCGTCGCAGGCGGCCCGAGCCCGGATCGCCGCCGCCCAGGCGCGCAAGCTGGCCCGTCGCAAGTCGCTGCTGGAGTCCGGCTCGATGCCGGGCAAGCTGGCCGACTGCCAGTCCACGGACCCGCGCGAGTCCGAGGTGTTCATCGTCGAGGGCGACTCGGCCGGCGGCTCCGCCAAGCAGGGTCGGGACCCGCGCGTGCAGGCGATCCTGCCGATCCGCGGAAAGATCCTCAACGTGGAGAAGGCGCGCATCGACCGCGTGCTGAAGAACAACGAGGTCCAGGCGCTGATCACGGCGCTGGGCACCGGCATTCACGACGACTTCGACATCGAGAAGCTGCGCTACCACAAGGTCGTGCTGATGGCCGACGCGGACGTCGACGGCCAGCACATCCAGACGCTGCTGCTGACGCTGCTGTTCCGCTTCATGCGGCCGCTGGTCGAGCTGGGCCACGTCTACCTGGCCGCGCCGCCGCTCTACAAGATCAAATGGAACCGCAAGGGCGACGACGCGCAGTACGCGTACTCCGACCGCGAGCGGGACGGCCTGATCCGGCTGCGCCAGGAGAAGAAGCCGAACGCGAAGCCGGACGACATCCAGCGGTTCAAGGGTCTCGGCGAGATGAACTACCCCGAGCTGTGGGAGACCACGATGGACCCGGCGACGAGGACGCTACGCCAGGTGAGCCTCGACGACGCCGCAACCGCGGACAACCTTTTCAGCGTCTTGATGGGGGAGGACGTGGAAGCACGCCGTTCGTTCATCCAGCGCAACGCAAAGGACGTGCGCTTCCTGGACATCTAGCGGAGAGCGGCCCGGCCGCTCTCGCAGAGTTATCCACAGCTTCCACGCTTTCCACAGCGGTTATCCACAGGGAAATGCCGCTTTTGACAGTAGTTAGGGTTAACTGTGACGGATACTCCCGAGTCCACGGGTAGCGAGCAGCCGGAGGAGTCCGCGGTGCCCGCCGCGGTGGACGCCGGCGGCCGGATCGAACCGGTCGGCCTCGAAG
This genomic window from Catenuloplanes niger contains:
- the gyrB gene encoding DNA topoisomerase (ATP-hydrolyzing) subunit B; protein product: MAAEEKQEYNSDSLTVLEGLEAVRKRPGMYIGSTGERGLHHLVWEIVDNAVDEALAGYCDTIDVTLLADGGVRVADNGRGIPVDIHPKLKKPGVEVAYTVLHAGGKFDGKAYAVSGGLHGVGAAVVNALSTKVTVEIHKAGTHWRQHFDASKPTPIEQLGPTDRKGTTVSFWPDPTIFEVVEFDFQTIYRRLQEMAFLNKGLTIHILDERQADEEGKKREVTFCYREGIADFVRHLNATKTPIHKSVIQFEAEGDGIAVEIAMQWNESYGESVYTFANTINTHEGGTHEEGFRAALTTLINKYGAEKKILKGDEKLSGEDIREGLAAIISVKLANPQFEGQTKTKLGNTEAKSFVQKICNEWLVDWLDRNPAEARTIITKASQAARARIAAAQARKLARRKSLLESGSMPGKLADCQSTDPRESEVFIVEGDSAGGSAKQGRDPRVQAILPIRGKILNVEKARIDRVLKNNEVQALITALGTGIHDDFDIEKLRYHKVVLMADADVDGQHIQTLLLTLLFRFMRPLVELGHVYLAAPPLYKIKWNRKGDDAQYAYSDRERDGLIRLRQEKKPNAKPDDIQRFKGLGEMNYPELWETTMDPATRTLRQVSLDDAATADNLFSVLMGEDVEARRSFIQRNAKDVRFLDI